The following coding sequences lie in one Pseudomonas sp. B33.4 genomic window:
- a CDS encoding PqiB family protein, which produces MTDLPVAKTRPASNWSAIWVLPLIALIIGGWLGWRAYSETGIEIQIRFESGEGIQANKTEVMYKGMSVGKVKALKLDDEGNSKGVIATVEMNKDVEQYLKTSTRFWLVKPSVTLAGITGLETLVSGNYVAISPGEGEPVRKFKALSEEPPLSDAKPGLHLTIKADRLGSLSRGSPVFYKQIKVGQIKSYVLSEDQSTVELKVFIEPTYAKLVRKHTRFWNASGISIDANLSGVKVRSESLASIVAGGIAFATPENRKDSPPTDPSLPFRLYEDFDAAAAGIRVKVKLSDFEGLQAGRTPVMYKGIQVGNMKALKVDPDLNSATAELTLDPLAEDYLVDGTQFWVVKPSISLAGITGLEALVKGNYIAVRPGDKGAAPKREFEARPKAPPLDLRSPGLHLVLFTDVLGSIDVGSPILYKQVKVGSVQSYQFSKTKKQLVIGVHIDKEYENLVNASTRFWNVSGITLTGGLTGGIQVKSESLQTLMAGGIAFETPQAKAPLQKRIPRFRLFANHDEANQKGAVVTIKVDRADGLRSGTPVRFKGLDVGKIESVDLTDDLQSVILTARITEVPEKIARVGSQFWVVKPELGLIKTANLETLVTGQYIEVQPAAKNLGPQKNFVALANAPEVTKQEAGLSLVLSAARRGSLKPGVPVTYREITVGKVTGYELGQTADRVLVHILIEPKYAPLVRSGSRFWNTSGVGFDIGLFNGLTVRTESLETAIQGGIAFATPDGERMGNPARAEQTFPLFDKFEDEWLTWAPKISLGK; this is translated from the coding sequence ATGACTGATTTGCCCGTAGCGAAAACCCGACCGGCCTCGAACTGGTCTGCCATTTGGGTACTGCCTCTGATCGCGCTGATCATCGGCGGCTGGCTCGGCTGGCGTGCCTATTCCGAAACCGGTATCGAAATTCAGATCCGCTTCGAGAGTGGCGAAGGCATCCAGGCCAACAAGACCGAGGTCATGTACAAAGGCATGTCGGTCGGTAAGGTCAAGGCGCTCAAGCTCGACGATGAGGGCAACTCCAAAGGCGTGATTGCCACCGTCGAGATGAATAAAGACGTTGAGCAATACCTCAAGACCAGCACGCGTTTCTGGCTGGTCAAACCAAGCGTGACCCTGGCCGGTATCACCGGTCTGGAAACCCTGGTGTCGGGTAACTACGTGGCCATCAGTCCTGGCGAAGGCGAGCCGGTGCGCAAGTTCAAGGCGCTCTCCGAAGAACCGCCGTTGTCCGACGCCAAGCCAGGTCTGCACCTGACCATCAAGGCTGATCGTCTCGGTTCACTGAGCCGAGGCAGCCCGGTGTTCTACAAGCAGATCAAGGTGGGCCAGATCAAAAGCTACGTGCTCTCGGAAGATCAAAGTACCGTCGAGCTCAAAGTCTTCATTGAGCCGACCTACGCCAAACTGGTGCGCAAACACACGCGCTTCTGGAACGCCAGCGGCATCAGCATCGACGCCAACCTGTCCGGTGTGAAAGTACGCAGCGAATCGCTGGCGAGCATCGTCGCCGGCGGCATCGCCTTCGCCACACCAGAAAACCGCAAGGACAGCCCGCCGACCGATCCGAGCCTGCCGTTCCGTCTCTATGAGGACTTCGACGCTGCCGCTGCCGGGATCCGCGTAAAGGTCAAACTCAGCGACTTCGAAGGACTGCAGGCTGGCCGCACACCGGTGATGTACAAAGGCATTCAAGTCGGCAACATGAAGGCGCTGAAGGTTGATCCTGACCTGAACAGTGCCACAGCCGAGCTCACCCTCGATCCATTGGCTGAGGACTATCTGGTCGATGGCACGCAGTTCTGGGTAGTCAAACCGTCGATTTCTCTGGCGGGGATCACCGGTCTGGAAGCTTTGGTGAAAGGTAACTACATCGCCGTACGCCCGGGCGATAAAGGTGCGGCACCGAAACGCGAATTCGAGGCCCGACCAAAGGCGCCGCCGCTGGATCTGCGCTCACCGGGCTTGCACCTGGTGCTGTTCACCGATGTCCTCGGCTCAATCGATGTCGGCAGTCCAATTCTGTACAAACAGGTCAAGGTCGGTTCGGTGCAGAGCTATCAGTTCTCCAAGACCAAGAAGCAATTGGTCATTGGCGTGCACATCGATAAGGAATACGAAAACCTGGTCAACGCCTCGACGCGTTTCTGGAATGTCAGTGGCATCACGTTGACCGGCGGACTGACCGGTGGCATTCAGGTGAAAAGTGAGTCGCTGCAGACCCTGATGGCCGGTGGTATCGCCTTCGAGACACCGCAAGCCAAGGCGCCGCTGCAGAAACGTATTCCGCGTTTCCGCCTGTTCGCCAACCATGATGAGGCGAATCAGAAAGGCGCGGTGGTTACGATCAAAGTCGATCGCGCTGATGGTCTGCGTAGTGGCACCCCGGTGCGCTTCAAGGGACTGGATGTCGGCAAGATTGAAAGTGTCGATCTGACTGACGATCTGCAATCGGTCATCCTCACGGCGCGCATCACCGAAGTGCCAGAGAAGATCGCCCGAGTCGGCAGTCAGTTCTGGGTGGTCAAACCGGAGCTGGGCCTGATCAAAACTGCCAATCTGGAAACCCTGGTGACCGGGCAGTACATCGAAGTGCAACCGGCGGCCAAGAACCTTGGCCCGCAGAAGAACTTCGTTGCCCTGGCCAACGCGCCGGAAGTCACCAAGCAAGAGGCGGGTCTGAGTCTGGTACTGAGCGCTGCCCGTCGTGGATCGCTGAAACCGGGTGTGCCAGTTACCTACCGCGAAATTACTGTGGGTAAGGTCACCGGTTATGAACTGGGCCAGACCGCTGATCGCGTGTTGGTGCACATTTTGATCGAGCCGAAATACGCGCCACTGGTGCGCAGTGGCAGTCGCTTCTGGAACACCAGCGGTGTCGGTTTTGATATCGGTCTGTTCAACGGGCTGACGGTGCGTACCGAGTCGTTGGAGACGGCGATTCAGGGTGGCATCGCCTTCGCCACGCCGGATGGCGAGCGCATGGGCAACCCGGCGCGTGCGGAGCAGACATTCCCGTTGTTCGACAAGTTTGAGGATGAGTGGCTGACGTGGGCGCCGAAGATTTCGCTCGGTAAGTGA
- a CDS encoding paraquat-inducible protein A gives MRAIDAGILVCTECHELNKQEADADEQTCTRCGALVHARRPNSLVRTWALLITAAIIYIPANVLPIMTVSSLGQGDPSTIMSGVIQLVQHGMIPIAAVVFIASILVPTFKLVGIALLLFSVQRRQPLSARQRIWMYRFIEFIGRWSMLDIFVIAILVAVVNFGRLASVEANLGAIAFASVVILTMLAAVTFDPRLIWDNTESDDDHD, from the coding sequence ATGCGGGCGATTGATGCGGGCATTCTGGTGTGTACCGAATGTCATGAGTTGAACAAACAGGAAGCGGACGCCGACGAGCAAACCTGCACCCGCTGCGGTGCGCTGGTTCACGCTCGCCGTCCGAACAGCCTCGTACGCACCTGGGCACTGCTGATCACCGCCGCGATTATCTATATCCCGGCCAATGTCTTGCCGATCATGACTGTGAGTTCTTTGGGCCAGGGTGATCCGAGCACCATCATGTCCGGCGTGATCCAGTTGGTACAGCACGGCATGATCCCGATTGCCGCCGTGGTGTTCATTGCCAGTATCCTGGTGCCGACCTTCAAACTGGTCGGCATCGCGCTGCTGCTGTTTTCAGTGCAACGACGTCAGCCGTTGTCTGCCCGTCAGCGTATCTGGATGTACCGCTTCATCGAGTTCATTGGTCGCTGGTCGATGCTCGATATTTTTGTGATCGCCATTCTCGTGGCGGTCGTCAACTTCGGCCGGCTTGCCAGTGTCGAAGCCAATCTTGGCGCCATCGCCTTCGCCAGTGTGGTGATTCTGACGATGCTCGCTGCAGTAACTTTCGATCCCCGACTGATTTGGGATAACACGGAGTCGGACGACGACCATGACTGA
- a CDS encoding paraquat-inducible protein A, with product MSESVDAPGLSDLPLEDLVACHECDLLMRKPTLAHGEKALCPRCGYELYAHRHNVVQRSLALVIAALLLYIPANFLPIMQLNILGQSSQDTVWSGVLGLFNTDMQGVSIVVFLCSMAIPLLKLLCQLFVLLTIRFNVGRSYGLLLYRIYHHLKDWGMLEVYLMGVLVAIVKLADMAAIAVGLGLACFIGLLLVQVWLEVVMSPHQIWQALSGEDAHAGD from the coding sequence ATGTCAGAGTCGGTTGACGCCCCCGGGCTGTCAGATTTACCGCTGGAAGACTTGGTGGCCTGTCACGAGTGCGACCTGCTGATGCGCAAGCCCACACTTGCCCATGGCGAGAAAGCGCTCTGCCCACGCTGCGGTTACGAACTGTACGCTCACCGTCATAACGTGGTGCAGCGCAGCCTTGCCTTGGTGATTGCAGCGTTATTGTTGTACATCCCGGCAAACTTTTTGCCCATCATGCAGCTCAATATCCTCGGGCAGTCTTCGCAGGACACGGTCTGGAGTGGCGTGCTCGGTCTGTTCAACACCGACATGCAAGGCGTGTCGATTGTCGTCTTCCTGTGCAGCATGGCCATACCGTTGCTCAAGCTGCTGTGCCAGTTGTTCGTTTTACTGACGATTCGTTTCAACGTCGGCCGCAGCTACGGTCTGCTGCTCTATCGCATCTACCACCACCTCAAAGACTGGGGAATGCTTGAGGTCTACCTCATGGGCGTACTGGTGGCGATCGTCAAACTGGCGGACATGGCCGCCATTGCCGTAGGTCTGGGCCTAGCGTGCTTCATCGGTTTGTTATTGGTGCAGGTCTGGCTGGAAGTGGTGATGTCACCGCACCAGATCTGGCAGGCGTTATCAGGAGAGGACGCTCATGCGGGCGATTGA
- the msrQ gene encoding protein-methionine-sulfoxide reductase heme-binding subunit MsrQ — MRFPLWRIGVFIAAAIWPMLWLYQALEDLLGPDPGKVLVDRLGLGTLVLLLITLSMTPLQKLTGWAGWIAVRRQLGLWCFAYVVLHLCSYMAFILGFDWSQLAVELRKRPYIIVGALGFLGLLALAVTSNRYSQRRLGSRWKKLHRLAYVILGLGLLHMLWIVRADLEEWAVYASIGAVLLMLRIPPVTRRIPRLLGKKPVLQEKRN; from the coding sequence ATGCGATTTCCGCTCTGGCGTATAGGCGTTTTCATTGCGGCGGCGATCTGGCCGATGCTCTGGTTGTATCAAGCTCTTGAGGATTTGCTCGGGCCGGATCCCGGCAAGGTGTTGGTCGATCGGCTGGGGTTGGGAACATTGGTGTTGTTGCTGATCACACTGAGCATGACGCCGCTGCAGAAACTCACCGGTTGGGCGGGGTGGATTGCGGTTCGCCGGCAGTTGGGGCTTTGGTGTTTTGCTTATGTGGTGTTGCACCTGTGCAGCTATATGGCGTTTATTCTGGGCTTCGACTGGTCGCAGCTGGCGGTCGAGTTGCGCAAGCGGCCTTACATAATAGTTGGGGCGTTGGGGTTTCTAGGATTGTTGGCGTTGGCGGTGACGTCCAATCGCTACAGTCAGCGTCGTTTGGGCTCGCGCTGGAAGAAGCTGCACCGCCTGGCGTACGTGATTCTGGGCTTGGGTTTGCTGCATATGCTGTGGATCGTGCGCGCCGATCTTGAGGAATGGGCGGTCTATGCCTCTATAGGGGCGGTGCTTCTGATGCTGCGTATTCCGCCGGTGACGCGTCGTATCCCGCGTTTGCTGGGCAAAAAGCCGGTTTTGCAAGAAAAGCGAAATTAA
- the msrP gene encoding protein-methionine-sulfoxide reductase catalytic subunit MsrP — protein sequence MLIKIPKASDCNESDVTPESIYLSRRQLLGVTAAGLAVSSLPRWANAEDAARYADVEPGKAPAWFNDKLSSTKWGAVNVKDEAITPYKDATHYNNFYEFGTDKGDPAANAGSLKTEPWSVVIDGEVGKPGRYALEDFMKPYQLEERIYRLRCVEAWSMVIPWIGFPISALLKQVEPNANAKYIRFETLQDPKSMPGQRSGFALIDWPYVEGLRLDEAMNPLAILAVGMYGRELPNQNGAPLRLVVPWKYGFKSVKSIVRISLVSEQPKTTWQSIAADEYGFYANVNPTVDHPRWTQARERRLPNSLFKPNVRDTQMFNGYSDEVASLYTGLDLRKNY from the coding sequence ATGCTGATCAAAATCCCCAAAGCGTCCGACTGCAACGAGTCGGATGTCACGCCTGAATCCATTTATCTCTCGCGCCGCCAATTGTTGGGAGTTACTGCTGCCGGTCTTGCCGTCAGTAGTCTGCCGCGCTGGGCCAATGCCGAGGATGCCGCTCGGTACGCCGATGTCGAGCCTGGCAAAGCGCCTGCTTGGTTCAATGACAAGCTGTCCTCTACTAAATGGGGGGCAGTCAACGTCAAGGACGAGGCGATCACACCTTACAAAGATGCCACCCACTACAACAACTTCTATGAGTTCGGTACCGACAAGGGTGATCCGGCGGCGAATGCTGGCTCGCTGAAAACCGAACCGTGGAGTGTGGTGATAGACGGGGAGGTGGGTAAGCCGGGGCGGTATGCGCTGGAAGATTTCATGAAACCGTACCAACTGGAAGAACGTATCTATCGCCTGCGCTGTGTTGAAGCGTGGTCGATGGTTATTCCGTGGATCGGTTTTCCGATCTCGGCGCTGCTTAAGCAGGTCGAGCCTAACGCCAATGCCAAGTACATTCGCTTTGAAACTCTGCAGGATCCCAAGAGCATGCCGGGGCAACGCTCTGGGTTCGCCTTGATCGACTGGCCTTATGTAGAAGGCTTGCGCCTGGATGAGGCGATGAATCCATTGGCCATTCTGGCGGTTGGCATGTATGGCCGCGAGTTGCCGAATCAGAATGGCGCGCCGCTGCGTTTAGTGGTGCCGTGGAAGTATGGCTTCAAGAGTGTTAAATCCATCGTGCGTATCAGTCTGGTCAGTGAGCAGCCGAAAACAACCTGGCAAAGCATCGCGGCAGATGAGTACGGCTTTTACGCAAATGTGAATCCAACCGTTGATCACCCACGCTGGACGCAGGCGCGGGAGCGGCGTCTGCCGAACAGCCTGTTCAAGCCAAACGTACGCGATACGCAGATGTTCAATGGCTACTCGGATGAAGTCGCTTCTTTATATACAGGGCTCGATCTGCGGAAGAACTACTGA
- the pssA gene encoding CDP-diacylglycerol--serine O-phosphatidyltransferase, with product MSERPEEPNKASDAESLLPIDEHIEEGHDAEGRKVRHRGIYLLPNLFTTANLFAGFYSIINSMSAQAALSAGDSANASKYFAFAAIAIFVAMVLDGLDGRVARMTNTQSAFGAEYDSLSDMVAFGVAPALLAFGWALGDMGKVGWMVAFIYVAGAALRLARFNTQVGTADKRYFIGLASPAAAGVVAGIVWAFSDYGIQGSKMSFLVALMVAAAGMLMVSNIKYNSFKELDLKGRVPFVAILAVVLVFAVVFSDPPRILLLVFLAYAASGPVQYLLHLRRHKKAE from the coding sequence ATGAGCGAACGTCCCGAAGAGCCGAACAAGGCTTCTGACGCCGAAAGCCTGCTGCCCATCGATGAACACATCGAAGAAGGGCACGACGCAGAAGGTCGTAAAGTCCGGCATCGTGGTATCTATCTGCTGCCGAATCTGTTTACCACTGCGAACCTGTTTGCAGGCTTTTACTCCATCATCAACTCGATGAGCGCTCAGGCTGCGTTGAGTGCCGGTGATTCGGCGAATGCGAGCAAGTATTTCGCTTTCGCCGCGATCGCGATTTTCGTCGCCATGGTGCTCGACGGCCTCGACGGTCGTGTCGCGCGCATGACCAATACGCAAAGTGCCTTTGGCGCCGAGTACGACTCGCTGTCGGACATGGTCGCGTTCGGTGTCGCACCGGCGTTGCTGGCCTTCGGCTGGGCGTTGGGTGACATGGGCAAGGTCGGCTGGATGGTCGCCTTCATCTATGTAGCGGGCGCGGCGTTGCGTCTGGCGCGTTTCAACACGCAGGTTGGCACGGCCGATAAACGTTATTTCATTGGTCTGGCCAGCCCGGCAGCGGCCGGTGTCGTGGCGGGGATTGTCTGGGCGTTCAGCGATTACGGGATTCAGGGTTCGAAGATGTCGTTCCTGGTCGCGTTGATGGTCGCGGCTGCCGGCATGCTGATGGTCAGCAACATCAAGTACAACAGCTTTAAAGAGCTGGACTTGAAAGGACGCGTGCCGTTTGTGGCGATCCTTGCAGTAGTGCTGGTGTTCGCCGTGGTCTTCAGCGATCCACCGCGCATTCTGCTGCTGGTGTTCCTCGCCTACGCCGCTTCCGGCCCGGTGCAATACCTGTTGCATCTTCGTCGCCACAAAAAAGCCGAGTGA
- the ilvC gene encoding ketol-acid reductoisomerase: MKVFYDKDCDLSIIQGKKVAIIGYGSQGHAQACNLKDSGVDVTVGLRKGSATVAKAEAHGLKVTDVASAVAAADLVMILTPDEFQSSLYKNEIEPNIKKGATLAFSHGFAIHYNQVVPRADLDVIMIAPKAPGHTVRSEFVKGGGIPDLIAIYQDASGNAKNVALSYAAGVGGGRTGIIETTFKDETETDLFGEQAVLCGGTVELVKAGFETLVEAGYAPEMAYFECLHELKLIVDLMYEGGIANMNYSISNNAEYGEYVTGPEVINAESRQAMRNALKRIQDGEYAKMFISEGATGYPSMTAKRRNNAAHGIEIIGEQLRSMMPWIGANKIVDKAKN, translated from the coding sequence ATGAAAGTTTTCTACGATAAAGACTGCGACCTGTCGATCATCCAGGGCAAGAAAGTTGCCATCATCGGTTACGGTTCCCAGGGCCATGCCCAAGCTTGCAACCTGAAAGATTCCGGTGTCGACGTTACCGTTGGTCTGCGTAAAGGTTCGGCTACTGTTGCCAAAGCTGAAGCTCACGGCCTGAAAGTGACTGACGTTGCTTCCGCTGTTGCGGCTGCCGACCTGGTCATGATCCTGACCCCGGACGAGTTCCAGTCGTCGCTGTACAAGAACGAAATCGAGCCGAACATCAAGAAAGGCGCCACTCTGGCCTTCTCCCACGGCTTCGCGATCCACTACAACCAGGTTGTTCCGCGTGCCGACCTCGACGTGATCATGATCGCGCCGAAAGCTCCGGGTCACACTGTGCGTTCCGAGTTCGTGAAAGGCGGTGGTATCCCTGACCTGATCGCGATCTACCAGGATGCTTCGGGCAACGCCAAAAACGTTGCACTGTCCTACGCTGCCGGCGTTGGTGGCGGTCGTACCGGCATCATCGAAACCACTTTCAAGGACGAGACCGAAACCGACCTGTTCGGCGAACAAGCCGTACTGTGCGGCGGTACCGTTGAGCTGGTTAAAGCCGGTTTCGAAACCCTGGTCGAAGCTGGCTACGCGCCAGAAATGGCCTACTTCGAGTGCCTGCACGAACTGAAACTGATCGTTGACCTCATGTACGAAGGCGGTATCGCCAACATGAACTACTCGATCTCCAACAACGCCGAATACGGCGAGTACGTGACTGGCCCGGAAGTGATCAACGCTGAGTCCCGTCAGGCCATGCGCAACGCCCTGAAACGTATTCAGGACGGCGAATACGCCAAAATGTTCATCAGCGAAGGCGCAACCGGCTACCCTTCGATGACCGCCAAGCGTCGTAACAACGCCGCTCACGGTATCGAAATCATCGGCGAGCAACTGCGCTCCATGATGCCGTGGATCGGTGCCAACAAGATCGTCGACAAAGCCAAAAACTAA
- the ilvN gene encoding acetolactate synthase small subunit: protein MRHIISLLLENEPGALSRVVGLFSQRNYNIESLTVAPTEDPTLSRLTLTTVGHDEVIEQITKNLNKLIEVVKLVDLSESAHIERELMLVKVKATGAQRAEIKRTTDIYRGQIVDVSASVYTVQLTGTSDKLDSFIQSIGTASILETVRSGVTGIARGDKVLSI, encoded by the coding sequence ATGCGGCACATTATTTCCTTGCTTCTGGAAAACGAACCCGGCGCTTTGTCTCGCGTAGTCGGCCTGTTCTCGCAGCGCAACTACAACATCGAAAGCCTGACCGTGGCCCCGACCGAAGACCCGACCCTGTCGCGTCTGACGCTGACCACCGTTGGCCACGATGAAGTCATTGAGCAGATCACCAAAAACCTGAACAAGCTGATCGAAGTGGTCAAGCTGGTGGACCTGTCGGAAAGCGCTCACATCGAGCGCGAGCTGATGCTGGTCAAGGTCAAGGCCACTGGCGCCCAGCGCGCCGAGATCAAACGCACCACCGATATTTACCGTGGACAGATCGTCGATGTCAGTGCCAGCGTGTATACCGTTCAATTGACCGGTACCAGCGACAAGCTCGACAGCTTCATTCAGTCCATCGGCACCGCATCGATTCTGGAAACCGTCCGTAGCGGCGTGACCGGCATTGCCCGCGGCGACAAAGTACTCAGCATCTAA
- a CDS encoding acetolactate synthase 3 large subunit, translated as MELLSGGEMLVRFLRDEGVKYIYGYPGGALLHVYDALFKEPEVTHILVRHEQAATHMADGYARATGKAGVVLVTSGPGATNAITGIATAYMDSIPMVIISGQVPSTMVGTDAFQETDMIGISRPIVKHSFMIKHASEIPEVMKKAFYLAQSGRPGPVVVDIPKDMTNPAEKFEYIFPKKAKLRSYSPAVRGHSGQIRKAAEMLLAAKRPVMYSGGGVILGNGSAPLTELAKLLNLPVTNTLMGLGGFPGTDRQFIGMLGMHGSYTANLAMHHADVILAVGARFDDRVINGAAKFCPNAKIIHIDIDPASISKTIKADVPIVGPVESVLTEMVAILKEIGETPNKESVASWWKQVDEWRGDRGLFPYEKGDGSLIKPQTVIETLCEVTKGDAFITSDVGQHQMFAAQYYTFNKPNRWINSGGLGTMGFGFPAAMGIKLSFPDDDVACVTGEGSIQMNIQELSTCLQYGLPVKIVILNNGVLGMVRQWQDMSYGSRHSHSYMESLPDFVKLAEAYGHVGVRITESKDLKSKMAEAFAMKDRLVVIDISVDTSEHVYPMQIKDGSMRDMWLSKTERT; from the coding sequence GTGGAGCTTTTATCTGGCGGTGAGATGCTCGTCCGCTTTTTGCGTGACGAAGGCGTCAAATATATCTACGGGTACCCGGGTGGTGCTCTCCTGCATGTTTACGATGCCCTGTTCAAAGAACCGGAAGTGACTCACATCCTGGTTCGTCACGAACAAGCGGCAACCCATATGGCTGACGGTTATGCCCGTGCCACCGGTAAAGCCGGCGTGGTATTGGTGACGTCCGGTCCTGGCGCCACAAACGCCATCACCGGTATCGCGACCGCCTATATGGACTCGATTCCAATGGTGATCATTTCCGGTCAGGTGCCAAGCACCATGGTCGGCACCGACGCGTTCCAGGAAACCGACATGATCGGTATTTCCCGGCCGATCGTGAAGCACAGCTTCATGATCAAACACGCTTCGGAAATCCCGGAAGTCATGAAGAAGGCCTTCTACCTGGCGCAATCCGGTCGTCCGGGGCCGGTCGTGGTCGATATCCCGAAAGACATGACCAACCCGGCCGAGAAGTTCGAATACATCTTTCCGAAGAAAGCCAAGCTGCGCTCCTACAGCCCAGCCGTTCGCGGTCACTCCGGGCAAATCCGCAAGGCAGCAGAAATGCTCCTCGCGGCCAAGCGTCCGGTCATGTACTCCGGTGGCGGCGTGATTCTCGGCAACGGTTCCGCACCGCTGACCGAACTGGCGAAACTGCTCAACCTGCCCGTGACCAACACGTTGATGGGCCTGGGTGGTTTCCCGGGGACTGATCGGCAGTTCATCGGCATGCTCGGCATGCACGGCAGCTATACCGCCAACCTGGCGATGCACCATGCTGACGTGATCCTCGCGGTCGGCGCGCGTTTCGACGATCGCGTGATCAACGGCGCGGCGAAGTTCTGCCCGAACGCCAAGATCATCCACATCGACATCGACCCGGCATCGATTTCCAAGACCATCAAGGCTGACGTGCCTATCGTTGGTCCGGTTGAGAGCGTCCTGACCGAAATGGTCGCGATCCTCAAGGAAATCGGCGAGACCCCGAACAAGGAGTCCGTGGCCAGTTGGTGGAAGCAGGTTGATGAGTGGCGTGGTGATCGCGGCTTGTTCCCTTATGAAAAGGGTGACGGCAGCCTGATCAAGCCGCAGACCGTGATCGAAACCCTCTGCGAAGTGACCAAGGGCGACGCCTTTATCACCTCCGACGTGGGCCAGCACCAGATGTTCGCGGCGCAGTACTACACGTTCAACAAGCCAAATCGCTGGATCAACTCCGGCGGTCTGGGCACCATGGGCTTCGGTTTTCCGGCGGCCATGGGCATCAAGTTGAGTTTCCCGGATGACGATGTTGCCTGCGTCACCGGTGAAGGCAGTATCCAGATGAACATCCAGGAACTGTCGACCTGCCTGCAATATGGCTTGCCAGTAAAAATCGTCATCCTGAACAACGGTGTTCTGGGGATGGTTCGTCAGTGGCAGGACATGAGCTACGGCAGCCGTCACTCGCACTCCTACATGGAATCGCTGCCTGACTTCGTCAAGCTGGCTGAAGCCTACGGCCACGTCGGCGTACGCATCACCGAATCGAAAGATTTGAAGTCGAAGATGGCAGAAGCGTTCGCCATGAAGGATCGCCTGGTGGTGATCGATATTTCGGTCGACACCAGCGAGCACGTCTATCCGATGCAGATCAAAGACGGCTCGATGCGCGATATGTGGCTGAGCAAGACGGAGCGTACTTAA
- a CDS encoding DUF4124 domain-containing protein — MRTLLLTLLIGLSPWCMAAQIYKWVDAQGVTHFDAQPPPGQPSTTLQTPSSTPPKPAAMPGSGVLGDQKAIDDKVKKQVADQQAQLKQFCEQARTNLAQLQNNPRLREEVEGQLRRLNDAQRQERIVEAQKQISENCQ; from the coding sequence ATGCGAACGCTCCTCCTCACTCTGCTGATCGGCCTCAGCCCATGGTGCATGGCCGCTCAAATCTACAAATGGGTCGATGCTCAAGGGGTCACCCATTTCGATGCGCAGCCGCCACCGGGTCAGCCGTCGACGACTTTGCAGACGCCCTCCTCGACGCCGCCGAAACCGGCGGCAATGCCGGGAAGCGGTGTACTGGGCGATCAGAAAGCTATTGATGACAAGGTGAAGAAACAGGTCGCGGATCAGCAAGCGCAGCTCAAACAGTTTTGCGAGCAGGCTCGGACGAACCTGGCCCAATTGCAGAACAATCCGCGTTTGAGGGAAGAAGTGGAGGGGCAGTTGCGCCGGCTGAACGATGCACAGCGGCAGGAGCGCATCGTCGAGGCGCAGAAACAGATAAGTGAAAACTGCCAGTAG
- a CDS encoding YqcC family protein has translation MDARFPKIADQLLLIERELRTQGWWDEVTPSAEALSSVEPFSVDTLDFEQWLQWIFLPRMKMILEQDLPLPNASGIQEMAEMVFAQRNLQGKDRQLQVLLKEFDLLITASR, from the coding sequence ATGGATGCCCGTTTCCCGAAAATCGCCGATCAGCTGTTGCTAATCGAGCGTGAGCTGCGCACGCAGGGCTGGTGGGATGAGGTTACGCCGTCGGCCGAAGCGCTGAGCAGTGTCGAGCCATTCTCGGTCGATACACTGGACTTCGAGCAGTGGCTGCAATGGATCTTCCTGCCACGGATGAAGATGATCCTCGAACAGGATCTGCCATTGCCGAATGCCTCGGGTATTCAGGAAATGGCTGAAATGGTCTTCGCCCAGCGCAACCTGCAGGGCAAGGACCGTCAGCTTCAGGTGCTGCTCAAAGAGTTTGACCTGCTGATCACTGCCTCGCGCTGA